The proteins below are encoded in one region of Thermodesulfovibrionales bacterium:
- a CDS encoding ABC transporter substrate-binding protein: MRLFIVTLWCIGLSVLPALGDDTIRIGAIVSATGPASFLGEPEKNTALMLQDKINSQGGILGKKIEIVIYDDETDVNKAVLATEKLLKKDKVVAVIGPTTSGCCLAVEDKYDKAQIPLVSMAASEKIVKPVKKWVYNVAPLDRHAVAKLYKFLRTKGIRKIAIITVSDGFGQSGREVLKELAPGMGIEITADEVYGPKDTDMTAQLTKIKGSGAEGIVCWGTNPGPAIIAKNRVQLGITLPLFMSHGVASKKFIELAGDAAEGIYLPAGRLLIADQIPDSNPQKKILLQYKKEYETRFKSPVSTFGGHAWDSLFLVERAIEMGKSADPASIRDNLEKITGFVGTAGVFNYSPSNHNGLDENAFEIVVIEKGEWKRVK; encoded by the coding sequence ATGAGGCTTTTTATCGTGACCCTGTGGTGCATAGGGCTGAGTGTCTTACCTGCTCTTGGAGACGACACGATCAGGATAGGAGCGATTGTATCGGCCACGGGCCCGGCGTCATTCCTCGGAGAGCCGGAAAAAAATACCGCGCTCATGCTTCAGGACAAGATCAACAGCCAGGGCGGAATCTTGGGGAAGAAGATAGAAATCGTGATTTACGATGACGAGACCGACGTGAATAAGGCCGTGCTGGCTACGGAGAAACTCTTGAAGAAGGATAAGGTGGTCGCGGTTATCGGTCCGACGACGTCCGGATGCTGCCTCGCCGTGGAGGACAAGTACGACAAGGCGCAGATACCCCTCGTCTCGATGGCGGCATCGGAAAAAATCGTGAAGCCCGTTAAGAAATGGGTCTACAATGTTGCGCCCCTGGACAGGCATGCCGTTGCGAAGTTGTATAAATTCCTGAGAACGAAAGGCATAAGAAAGATAGCGATCATAACGGTCTCAGACGGCTTTGGTCAGTCCGGGAGAGAGGTGCTCAAGGAACTCGCACCGGGGATGGGGATCGAAATCACCGCTGATGAGGTTTATGGCCCCAAGGATACGGATATGACCGCGCAGTTGACCAAGATCAAGGGAAGCGGGGCCGAGGGCATAGTCTGTTGGGGCACAAATCCCGGACCTGCCATTATCGCGAAGAACAGGGTTCAGCTCGGCATCACGCTCCCTCTCTTCATGAGTCACGGAGTTGCATCAAAGAAGTTCATTGAACTTGCCGGTGATGCTGCGGAAGGCATTTATCTCCCGGCAGGCAGGCTCCTCATTGCTGATCAAATTCCCGACAGTAATCCGCAGAAAAAAATTCTCCTTCAGTACAAGAAGGAATACGAGACAAGATTCAAATCTCCTGTTTCGACCTTCGGCGGTCACGCATGGGATTCGCTGTTCCTGGTCGAAAGAGCGATAGAGATGGGGAAGTCTGCCGATCCTGCCTCGATCAGGGATAATCTCGAGAAGATTACCGGGTTCGTCGGAACCGCAGGGGTCTTTAATTATTCCCCTTCCAATCACAATGGACTCGATGAAAACGCTTTTGAAATCGTCGTCATCGAGAAGGGTGAATGGAAGAGGGTGAAATGA
- a CDS encoding ACT domain-containing protein → MKVEQISIFLENKSGRLAEVAGVLARAGVNIRALSLADTSDFGILRLIVNNTEKAKGVLKDNGFTVGKTEVIAVEVSDKPGGLAEILDIMRDGSINVEYMYAFVQKSGGNAIIIFRFDELEKAIDALMKAGIRILKGEEVYAL, encoded by the coding sequence AGAACAGATATCGATATTCCTTGAGAACAAATCGGGCCGGCTTGCAGAAGTCGCAGGTGTACTGGCTCGGGCCGGAGTCAATATCCGCGCCCTTTCTCTCGCAGACACGAGCGATTTCGGCATCCTGCGGCTGATCGTCAATAATACGGAAAAGGCAAAAGGGGTGCTTAAGGATAACGGGTTTACCGTGGGGAAGACGGAGGTAATAGCGGTTGAGGTCTCTGACAAACCGGGAGGGCTTGCCGAGATTCTCGATATTATGAGGGACGGGAGCATCAATGTCGAATATATGTATGCCTTTGTTCAGAAGAGCGGCGGCAATGCCATTATCATATTCCGCTTCGACGAGCTCGAAAAGGCGATTGATGCCCTCATGAAGGCAGGCATCAGGATACTGAAAGGGGAAGAGGTTTACGCGCTCTGA